A stretch of Castanea sativa cultivar Marrone di Chiusa Pesio chromosome 2, ASM4071231v1 DNA encodes these proteins:
- the LOC142624199 gene encoding serine/threonine-protein phosphatase 7 long form homolog: MELLGFIPANDNKTLAGQRILISRLVDAIAAPLPHDATEMQIHQYARCYILALLGDKLFIDKSGDRVHLMFLAFMRDLRDPPQYSWGSGCLAWLYRELCRASEKGASQIGGACTLVQYWAWARLPFLCPRIEPPPGCDYGPWPYAPLAFKWVRVPSSKSRPSGIALIHYREQLVRMQPDQIVWQPYEADFGHLPDFCVAGRDTWTARVPLVCFCIVEMHHPDRVLRQFGLAQERPDHVVYDERLHRIDLRGKVEKNWREEHGPYILTWDMRQQRLCHAPPQTGEMPRNHDYYR; encoded by the exons atggagttgcttggttttaTTCCggcgaatgacaacaaaactttggcggggcaaagaattctcatcagCCGCCTTGTTGATGCCATTGCAGCGCCACTGCCTCATGACGCAACGGAGATGCAGATACACCAGTATGCCCGGTGTTATATTTTAGCGCTGCTAGGGGATAAGCTTTTCATCGACAAGtcgggagatagggtgcatTTGATGTTCTTGGCGTTCATGCGTGACCTTCGTGATCCACCacagtatagttggggtagtggttgctTGGCCTGGTTGTACAGAGAGTTGTGTCGGGCAAGCGAGAAAGGGGCATCGCAGATTGGTGGGGCGTGCACattggtccagtattgggcatgggcaaggttgccattcttgtgcccgaggatagagcccccacctggatgtgattatggcccatggccatatgctccacttgcatttaa gtgggtgcgggtgccaagCTCGAAGAGTAGGCCATCCGGCATAGCCTTGATTCACTATCGcgagcaattagttagaatgCAGCCGGACCAA atTGTGTGGCAGCCATACGAGGCAGACTTCGGCCACCTTCCTGACTTTTGCGTTGCAGGGAGGGATACGTGGACGGCAAGGGTGCCACTCgtgtgtttttgcatagtagagaTGCACCACCCAGATCGTGTCCTTCGTCAATTTGGGTTGGCGCAAGAGCGGCCCGACCATGTTGTGTATGATGAAAGACTGCATAGAATAGACTTGCGGGGAAAGGTGGAAaagaattggagggaggagcatgGACCGTATATCCTTACATGGGATATGAGACAACAACGActttgccatgcacctcctcagACTGGTGAGATGCCTCGCAATCATGACTATTACCGCTAG
- the LOC142625764 gene encoding uncharacterized protein LOC142625764, whose product MFGTAIRYMATKPKPKMKPIELKTPPEQTQTITRVIFDVVKEHGPLTIGDTWDRVKEVGLRGLTSKRHMKIVLRWMRERQKLRLICNHKGPHKQFLYTTWFTKSNINQEKPDNNPSQPKFP is encoded by the exons ATGTTCGGGACGGCGATTAGATATATGGCGACGAAACCGAAGCCAAAGATGAAACCTATAGAGCTGAAAACTCCACCGGAGCAAACTCAGACCATAACAAGGGTCATATTCGACGTCGTCAAGGAGCATGGTCCTCTCACCATTGGGGACACCTGGGATCGGGTTAAG GAAGTTGGTTTGAGAGGATTGACAAGCAAGAGGCACATGAAAATAGTGTTGAGATGGATGAGAGAGAGGCAGAAGCTTAGGCTAATATGCAACCATAAAGGGCCTCACAAACAATTTCTATATACGACTTGGTTCACAAAATCCAACATCAACCAGGAAAAACCAGATAATAATCCCTCACAACCAAAATTCCCTTAA
- the LOC142625762 gene encoding pentatricopeptide repeat-containing protein At5g44230 gives MVTLSRKFSATAIPNPSKLLQRHPQTTTTTAATTTTHIFIPFSQLQQRKLFESHLISVLHGCTHLTQIKQVHAHILRKGLEQCCYVLTKLIRMLTKLDVPVHSYPRLVFHQVKYPNPFLWTALIRGYATQGPFSESVVLYNRMRSEGTGPVSFTFSALFKACGAVLDVGLGRQVHAQTILIGGFASDLYVGNTMIDMYVKCGFLDCGRKVFEEMSERDVVSWTELIVAYAKSGDMDSARELFSGLPVKDMVAWTAMVTGYAQNGRPREALDCFRRMQDLGVKTDEVTIVGVISACALLGVAKYANWVRDVAERYGFGPTENVVVGSALIDMYSKCGSVVEAYNIFEGMKERNVFSYSSMIVGFAMHGRAHAAMQLFHEMLKTEIRPNKVTFIGVLTACSHAGLVEQGRQLFATMEKCFGVAPSADHYACMVDLLGRAGRLEDALELIETMPMEPHGGVWGALLGACRIYGNPDIAQIAANHLFELEPNGIGNYILLSNIYASARRWDDVSRLRILMREKGFKKNPGCSWVESKEGIVNEFFAGDMNHPQSSEIKRALSDLLDRLKAKGYQPNLGSVTYDLSDDEKKRILMNHSEKLALAYGLLSSDAGCTIKIMKNLRICEDCHAFMCSASQVMGREIVVRDNMRFHHFSDGACSCGNFW, from the coding sequence ATGGTCACTCTCTCCCGCAAATTCTCCGCCACAGCTATTCCCAATCCCAGCAAGCTTTTGCAACGACACCCAcaaactactactactactgctgctactactactactcATATCTTCATACCTTTCTCTCAGCTTCAGCAACGAAAGCTTTTCGAGTCACACCTCATCTCTGTTCTCCATGGCTGTACCCACCTCACTCAAATCAAACAAGTCCACGCCCATATCCTCCGTAAGGGTCTCGAACAATGCTGCTACGTTCTCACTAAGCTTATACGTATGCTTACTAAACTCGATGTCCCAGTTCACTCTTACCCTCGTCTTGTATTTCATCAGGTTAAGTACCCAAACCCATTTCTCTGGACTGCACTCATTCGCGGTTACGCTACCCAAGGACCCTTTTCGGAGTCAGTTGTGTTGTATAATCGTATGAGAAGTGAAGGTACTGGGCCTGTGTCTTTTACATTTTCAGCGCTTTTTAAAGCTTGTGGTGCTGTTCTGGATGTGGGTTTGGGGCGTCAGGTTCATGCCCAGACGATTTTGATTGGTGGGTTTGCTTCTGATTTGTATGTTGGTAATACTATGATTGATATGTATGTGAAATGCGGGTTTTTGGATTGTGGACGCAAGGTGTTTGAAGAAATGTCTGAGAGGGATGTGGTTTCGTGGACTGAGTTGATTGTTGCGTATGCTAAGAGTGGGGATATGGATTCTGCGAGGGAATTGTTCAGTGGATTGCCCGTGAAGGATATGGTGGCGTGGACTGCAATGGTCACAGGGTATGCTCAGAATGGTAGGCCGAGGGAGGCTTTGGATTGCTTTCGGAGAATGCAGGATTTGGGTGTGAAGACAGATGAGGTTACAATTGTTGGTGTCATTTCGGCTTGTGCGCTATTGGGTGTGGCTAAGTATGCGAACTGGGTTCGGGATGTTGCTGAGAGATATGGATTTGGGCCGACTGAGAATGTTGTTGTGGGATCTGCGTTGATAGATATGTACTCAAAGTGTGGGAGTGTGGTGGAggcatataatatttttgaaggAATGAAGGAAAGGAATGTGTTTTCTTATAGTTCAATGATTGTGGGGTTTGCCATGCATGGTCGTGCGCATGCAGCGATGCAATTGTTTCATGAGATGTTGAAGACTGAGATAAGACCCAACAAAGTCACTTTTATTGGGGTGCTTACAGCATGCAGCCATGCAGGTTTGGTGGAACAAGGTCGGCAATTATTTGCAACCATGGAAAAATGTTTTGGTGTTGCTCCATCAGCAGATCACTATGCTTGCATGGTTGATCTCCTTGGTCGTGCTGGACGCTTGGAAGATGCACTTGAACTTATTGAAACAATGCCGATGGAGCCCCATGGAGGCGTGTGGGGAGCACTGCTTGGAGCTTGTCGCATTTATGGGAATCCTGACATTGCTCAGATTGCTGCTAACCATCTATTTGAACTCGAACCCAATGGTATTGGAAACTACATTTTGCTATCTAACATATATGCATCGGCAAGAAGGTGGGATGATGTTTCAAGGCTGAGAATCTTGATGAGAGAAAAGGGTTTTAAAAAGAATCCTGGATGTAGCTGGGTTGAATCAAAAGAAGGGATAGTTAATGAGTTTTTTGCAGGTGATATGAACCATCCACAATCCAGTGAGATAAAGCGGGCATTGTCTGATCTTCTGGACAGATTGAAGGCCAAAGGGTATCAGCCAAACTTAGGGTCTGTCACTTATGATCTAAGTGATGATGAAAAGAAGCGTATACTAATGAATCACAGTGAGAAGCTAGCTTTGGCATATGGGCTGCTCAGTTCAGATGCAGGTTGCACCATTAAGATCATGAAGAACCTGAGAATATGTGAAGATTGCCATGCATTCATGTGTAGTGCATCCCAAGTCATGGGGAGGGAGATTGTTGTCAGGGATAACATGAGATTTCACCACTTTAGTGATGGGGCATGCTCTTGTGGTAACTTTTGGTGA